The proteins below are encoded in one region of Aeromonas veronii:
- the uppS gene encoding polyprenyl diphosphate synthase → MSLLAALGDSASSSLPRHVAIIMDGNGRWAQNRGKMRVSGHKAGVKSVREAVTFAARAQMEALTLFAFSSENWRRPEGEVNALMELFMTVLGREVTKLHSNGIRLKVIGDTARFSERLQAKIAKAEALTAANQGLTLNIAANYGGQWDIAQAARKLARAVAAGELDAEAIDEGMLADQVCMAGLPPVDLLIRTGGDHRISNFVLWQLAYAELYFTPVLWPDFNEAEFSEAVASFVARERRFGCTGEQIRALIAEHQTG, encoded by the coding sequence ATGTCGCTTTTGGCAGCGCTGGGCGATAGCGCCAGCTCGTCCTTGCCTCGTCACGTTGCCATCATCATGGATGGAAACGGTCGTTGGGCTCAAAACCGCGGCAAGATGCGGGTCTCGGGCCACAAGGCGGGTGTGAAGTCCGTCCGTGAAGCCGTGACCTTCGCCGCCCGCGCCCAGATGGAGGCGCTGACGTTGTTTGCGTTTTCAAGCGAGAACTGGCGCCGTCCCGAAGGGGAGGTGAACGCCCTGATGGAGCTGTTCATGACGGTGCTGGGACGCGAGGTGACCAAGTTGCACAGCAACGGCATCCGTCTCAAGGTGATCGGCGATACCGCCCGTTTCAGCGAACGGTTGCAGGCCAAGATTGCCAAGGCGGAAGCATTGACTGCCGCCAATCAGGGGCTGACCCTCAACATTGCCGCCAACTATGGTGGTCAGTGGGACATCGCCCAGGCTGCTCGCAAGCTGGCCCGCGCCGTGGCCGCCGGTGAGCTGGATGCGGAGGCGATCGACGAGGGGATGTTGGCCGACCAGGTCTGCATGGCCGGTCTGCCGCCGGTGGACCTGCTCATCCGCACCGGTGGCGACCATCGCATCAGCAACTTTGTGCTGTGGCAGCTGGCCTATGCCGAGCTCTATTTTACTCCGGTATTGTGGCCCGATTTCAACGAGGCCGAGTTCAGTGAGGCGGTAGCCTCCTTCGTGGCCCGCGAGCGTCGCTTCGGGTGCACGGGTGAACAGATACGGGCATTGATCGCCGAGCACCAGACCGGCTAA
- a CDS encoding phosphatidate cytidylyltransferase, with amino-acid sequence MLKQRIITALLLVPLVLGALFFLPLKFFALLAALVFVLASREWSAFVSAQPQQWLPLVFCLLLGASLYWVPVEQLWIPQLHPLLMGVLWTAVSWWLLGLLLVLRYPQSAKLWQKSIWLKSLFGLVTLVPFFWSLVAIRGYNFYHDPMMGAWILLFVMGLVWAADSGAYFFGKAFGKHKLAPAVSPGKTIEGMLGGLFTASLLAVGVTWFMGFVPAKMGVVLLCSLLAVLASVLGDLTESMFKREAGIKDSGTLLPGHGGILDRIDSLTAALPVFLLSYLLLSQEF; translated from the coding sequence TTGCTAAAACAACGAATTATTACCGCATTACTGCTAGTACCCCTGGTGTTGGGGGCACTGTTTTTTCTGCCATTGAAATTCTTCGCCCTGCTGGCCGCCCTGGTCTTCGTGCTGGCCAGCCGTGAATGGAGCGCCTTCGTCTCTGCCCAGCCGCAGCAATGGTTGCCGCTGGTGTTCTGCCTGTTGCTCGGCGCCAGCCTGTATTGGGTGCCGGTGGAGCAACTCTGGATCCCGCAGCTGCATCCCCTGCTGATGGGGGTACTCTGGACCGCGGTCAGCTGGTGGCTGCTGGGGCTGCTGCTGGTATTGCGCTACCCCCAGAGCGCCAAGCTGTGGCAAAAGTCCATCTGGCTCAAGTCCCTGTTTGGCCTGGTCACCCTGGTGCCCTTCTTCTGGTCCCTGGTGGCCATCCGTGGCTACAACTTCTATCACGACCCCATGATGGGGGCCTGGATCCTGCTGTTCGTCATGGGACTGGTCTGGGCGGCAGATTCTGGCGCGTATTTTTTCGGCAAGGCATTCGGCAAACACAAGCTGGCGCCGGCGGTGAGCCCGGGTAAAACCATCGAGGGCATGTTGGGCGGCCTGTTTACCGCGAGCCTGCTGGCGGTCGGTGTCACCTGGTTCATGGGCTTCGTGCCCGCCAAGATGGGGGTGGTGTTGCTCTGCTCCCTGCTGGCAGTGCTGGCCTCCGTGCTCGGCGATCTCACCGAGAGCATGTTCAAGCGCGAAGCAGGCATCAAGGACTCCGGCACCCTGCTGCCGGGCCATGGCGGCATCCTCGATCGTATCGATAGCCTGACGGCGGCGCTGCCGGTCTTCTTGCTCAGCTATCTGCTTCTCAGTCAGGAGTTCTAA
- the ispC gene encoding 1-deoxy-D-xylulose-5-phosphate reductoisomerase, producing MSNLVILGASGSIGQSTLKVLRQNPGRWQVLALTAARSVDIMLRDCLEFSPRFAVMVDAGAARELAERLKTHGSATRVLSGQAALCDVAAHPDAHSVMAAIVGAAGLAPTMAAVRAGKRILLANKEALVMSGAFFMEAVRDCGATLLPIDSEHNAIFQCLPEDIQRQPGFCDLAGAGISKILLTGSGGPFRYTDIAELDRVTPAQAVAHPNWSMGAKISVDSATMINKGLEYIEARWLFNAAPEQIQVVIHPQSVIHSMVQYKDGSVLAQLGNPDMCTPIAHALAYPARIESGVEPLDFFSVGEFSFIRPDYERYPCLALAMTACAQGQAATTSLNAANEESVAAFLAERIGFMDIARVNESIMGALGNSPATSLDDLIALDTVARARAQQLIKELAR from the coding sequence ATGTCCAACCTGGTGATCCTGGGAGCCTCGGGCTCCATCGGTCAGAGCACCCTCAAGGTACTGCGACAGAACCCGGGGCGCTGGCAGGTGCTGGCGCTGACGGCGGCCCGCAGCGTGGATATCATGCTGCGAGACTGTCTCGAATTCTCCCCCCGCTTCGCCGTCATGGTCGATGCGGGCGCGGCACGCGAGCTGGCGGAGCGCCTCAAGACCCATGGCAGCGCCACCCGGGTGCTGTCCGGCCAGGCCGCCCTGTGCGACGTGGCCGCCCACCCCGACGCCCATAGCGTCATGGCGGCCATCGTCGGCGCCGCCGGACTGGCGCCTACCATGGCCGCCGTGCGGGCGGGCAAGCGCATCCTGCTGGCCAACAAGGAGGCGCTGGTGATGTCCGGGGCCTTCTTCATGGAGGCGGTGCGCGATTGCGGTGCCACCCTGCTGCCCATCGACAGCGAACACAATGCCATCTTCCAGTGCCTGCCAGAGGATATCCAGCGCCAGCCCGGTTTCTGCGATCTGGCGGGGGCCGGCATCAGCAAGATACTGCTGACCGGCTCCGGCGGCCCCTTCCGTTATACCGATATCGCCGAGCTGGATCGGGTCACTCCGGCCCAGGCGGTCGCTCACCCGAACTGGTCCATGGGGGCCAAGATCTCGGTGGATTCCGCCACCATGATCAACAAGGGACTCGAATACATAGAGGCGCGCTGGCTGTTCAATGCCGCCCCCGAGCAGATCCAGGTGGTGATCCACCCCCAGTCGGTCATCCACTCCATGGTGCAGTACAAAGATGGTTCCGTGCTGGCCCAGCTCGGCAATCCCGACATGTGCACCCCCATCGCCCACGCCCTGGCATATCCGGCCAGGATTGAGTCCGGTGTTGAACCTTTGGATTTCTTCAGTGTCGGAGAATTCAGCTTTATTCGTCCGGACTATGAACGCTATCCCTGCCTGGCACTGGCCATGACCGCCTGTGCGCAGGGACAGGCGGCGACGACTTCCCTCAACGCCGCCAATGAGGAGAGCGTCGCGGCTTTTCTTGCAGAGCGGATCGGATTTATGGATATTGCCAGAGTCAACGAGTCCATCATGGGAGCCCTGGGCAACAGCCCCGCCACCTCCCTGGACGATCTGATTGCGCTGGACACTGTGGCCCGTGCCCGTGCCCAGCAACTGATTAAGGAGCTTGCTCGATGA
- the rseP gene encoding sigma E protease regulator RseP produces MGGVLWNIGAFIVALGLLVAVHEFGHFWVARRCGVKVERFSIGFGKAIWRRIGKDGTEYVLALIPLGGYVKMLDGRVDELKPGEEQQAFNHKSVWARMAIVAAGPMANFVFALFAFWLMFMIGVPSVKPMVGEVRPGSIVAEAGVLPGMEIVGVGDETTGDWEAVTYALISHLGDSSVQLKLKAADTSYATDKTLMLESWTFDPDKESPIGSLGIVPLGGKVLPVVDAIVPNSASEKAGLQVGDRIKRVGDEAITEWTQFVQRVQHSPEQALQVTVERKGSELTLALTPDAKKVRGELVGFVGLSPQLVPLPDEYRVLLQYGPLQALWHGLQKTWSLITLTFDMIGKLIGGIVSLDNLSGPISIAKGAGSSADYGLVYFLGFLALISVNLGIINLFPLPVLDGGHLVYFLIEAVTGKPVPEKIQEVGFRIGAAILMLLMGIALFNDFARL; encoded by the coding sequence ATGGGCGGGGTTCTCTGGAATATCGGGGCCTTCATCGTCGCCCTCGGACTGCTGGTTGCGGTCCATGAATTCGGCCACTTCTGGGTGGCCCGCCGCTGCGGCGTCAAGGTGGAGCGCTTCTCCATCGGGTTTGGCAAGGCTATCTGGCGCCGTATCGGCAAGGATGGCACCGAATACGTGCTGGCCCTGATCCCCCTCGGTGGCTATGTGAAGATGCTGGATGGTCGGGTCGATGAACTCAAGCCCGGTGAAGAGCAACAGGCTTTCAACCACAAGAGCGTCTGGGCGCGGATGGCCATCGTCGCGGCCGGCCCCATGGCCAACTTCGTGTTTGCCCTGTTCGCCTTCTGGCTGATGTTCATGATTGGCGTCCCAAGCGTCAAGCCGATGGTTGGCGAGGTTCGCCCCGGCTCCATCGTGGCCGAGGCGGGTGTCCTGCCCGGCATGGAAATTGTCGGCGTGGGGGATGAGACCACGGGGGATTGGGAGGCGGTGACCTACGCCCTCATCAGTCACCTGGGTGATAGCTCCGTGCAGCTCAAGCTGAAAGCGGCAGATACCAGCTATGCCACCGACAAGACGCTGATGCTGGAGAGCTGGACCTTCGATCCGGACAAAGAGTCCCCCATCGGCAGCCTCGGCATCGTGCCCCTTGGCGGCAAGGTGCTGCCCGTGGTCGATGCCATCGTCCCCAACAGCGCCAGCGAGAAGGCGGGTCTGCAGGTCGGGGATCGCATCAAGCGGGTAGGGGATGAGGCGATCACCGAGTGGACCCAGTTCGTCCAGCGGGTGCAGCACTCTCCGGAGCAGGCATTGCAGGTGACGGTGGAGCGGAAAGGCAGCGAGCTGACCCTGGCCCTGACCCCGGATGCGAAGAAAGTGAGGGGGGAACTGGTCGGTTTCGTCGGCCTGTCGCCGCAACTGGTTCCATTACCGGATGAGTATCGAGTTCTGTTACAGTATGGGCCTTTGCAAGCCCTGTGGCATGGCCTCCAGAAGACCTGGAGCTTGATCACGCTGACCTTTGACATGATTGGCAAGCTGATCGGTGGCATCGTCTCGCTGGATAACCTGAGCGGCCCCATCTCCATTGCCAAGGGCGCCGGCAGCAGCGCCGATTACGGACTGGTCTATTTCCTCGGTTTCCTGGCGCTCATCAGCGTCAACCTGGGGATCATCAATCTGTTCCCCCTGCCGGTGCTGGATGGGGGCCATTTGGTCTACTTCCTCATCGAGGCAGTCACCGGCAAGCCGGTACCAGAAAAAATTCAGGAAGTTGGGTTCAGGATAGGCGCCGCCATTCTGATGTTACTGATGGGCATTGCGCTGTTTAATGATTTCGCTCGCCTCTGA
- the bamA gene encoding outer membrane protein assembly factor BamA: MAVKKALVLSCLLGASFLAQAAPASFVVQDIQVEGLQRVTLGAALLNLPVRVGDSVDSVALANAIKRLYASGNFEDVKVYRDGQVLQVVVKERPTISSIEFSGNKDIKEEQLTQSLESSGIRVGDPLDRTVLSSLEKGLEDFYYGVGKYSARVKAIVTPLPRNRVDLKFTFVEGEAAKIQQINIVGNQVFPEEKLLAQLSLKDDVPWWNFTGDQRYQKQKLAGDIEVLRSYYMDRGYIRFQQESTQVSMTPDKKGVYVTLNIKEGDQYKVSGVQIKGDLIDRGGEMKGLIPIEAGSVYSASQVTHTEEVLSKFLGRYGYAYPKVTTFPQVNDATKEVELIVNVEPGPRVYVRNINFTGNVTTKDEVLRREMRQMEGTWLSSDNVEQSKTRLNRLGFFESAEVDTKRVAGSDDQVDLDFKVKEQPAGSINAGIGYGTESGLSLQAGLQQDNFMGTGKKIGINASTNDYSKNIDLSYNDPYFTVDGVSLGGRLYYNKFSAADANIVDYENTTIGFRLSSGFPVNENNRLDFSLGYENNKLSQPNPYVQVDEFWKVYQSNLDGENRMVFNTVDVTAGWTRSTLNKGQFPTAGDRQRVNAKVTVPGMDLQYFKLNAEDAHYFPFDADHQWVMLAKARASYGNGYGSNGDYDHVLPFFENYYAGGFDTLRGFKSNTVGPKALYYYNLGGNDVIQGTDSSVGGNALAVASLEMIVPTPFASESYQPQLRTSFFIDAGTVWDTTFDYSDYQNRCFSGCNYLMDYSDPSNIRMSAGLSLQWLSPMGPLVFVLAQPLKKYEGDDTEVFSFNIGRTF; this comes from the coding sequence ATGGCTGTTAAAAAAGCATTGGTGTTGAGTTGCCTGCTGGGAGCCAGCTTCCTGGCTCAGGCGGCCCCTGCCTCTTTTGTGGTGCAAGACATTCAGGTGGAGGGTCTGCAGCGGGTGACCCTGGGCGCCGCCCTGTTGAATCTGCCGGTCCGGGTCGGTGACTCCGTCGATTCCGTGGCCCTGGCCAACGCCATCAAGCGGCTCTATGCCTCGGGCAACTTCGAGGACGTCAAGGTCTACCGTGACGGCCAGGTGCTGCAAGTCGTGGTGAAGGAACGCCCGACCATCTCCAGCATCGAATTCTCCGGCAACAAGGACATCAAGGAAGAGCAGCTGACCCAGAGCCTGGAGTCCTCCGGCATCCGGGTCGGGGATCCCCTGGATCGCACCGTGCTGAGCTCCCTCGAGAAGGGCCTCGAAGACTTCTACTACGGCGTGGGCAAGTACTCCGCCAGGGTCAAGGCCATCGTCACCCCGCTGCCCCGCAACCGGGTCGATCTGAAGTTCACCTTCGTGGAAGGGGAAGCGGCCAAGATCCAGCAGATCAACATCGTTGGCAACCAGGTGTTCCCGGAAGAGAAGCTGCTGGCCCAGCTCTCCCTCAAGGATGACGTGCCCTGGTGGAACTTTACCGGAGACCAGCGCTACCAGAAACAGAAGCTGGCGGGCGACATCGAAGTGCTGCGCTCCTACTACATGGACCGCGGCTATATCCGCTTCCAGCAGGAGTCCACCCAGGTCTCCATGACCCCGGACAAGAAAGGGGTCTACGTCACCCTGAACATCAAGGAAGGGGACCAGTACAAGGTCTCCGGGGTGCAGATCAAGGGCGATCTCATCGATCGCGGTGGCGAGATGAAGGGGCTGATCCCCATCGAGGCCGGCAGCGTCTACTCCGCGAGCCAGGTGACCCACACCGAAGAGGTGCTCTCCAAGTTCCTCGGCCGTTACGGCTACGCCTATCCCAAGGTGACCACCTTCCCCCAGGTCAATGACGCCACCAAAGAGGTCGAGCTCATCGTCAACGTGGAGCCGGGCCCCCGTGTCTACGTGCGCAACATCAACTTCACCGGCAACGTCACCACCAAGGACGAAGTGCTGCGTCGCGAGATGCGTCAGATGGAAGGCACCTGGCTCTCCTCCGACAACGTCGAGCAGTCCAAGACCCGTCTCAACCGTCTGGGCTTCTTCGAGAGTGCCGAAGTGGACACCAAGCGGGTGGCGGGCAGCGATGACCAGGTCGATCTCGACTTCAAGGTCAAGGAGCAGCCGGCCGGTTCCATCAACGCTGGTATCGGCTACGGCACCGAATCGGGCCTGAGCCTGCAGGCGGGTCTGCAGCAGGACAACTTCATGGGTACCGGCAAGAAGATCGGTATCAACGCCAGCACCAACGACTACTCGAAGAACATCGATCTCAGCTATAACGATCCCTACTTCACCGTCGACGGGGTCAGCCTGGGCGGTCGCCTCTACTACAACAAGTTCAGCGCGGCCGACGCCAACATCGTGGACTACGAGAACACCACCATCGGCTTCCGCCTCTCCAGTGGTTTCCCGGTCAACGAGAACAACCGTCTCGACTTCAGCCTCGGCTACGAGAACAACAAGCTGTCCCAGCCCAACCCCTATGTCCAGGTGGATGAGTTCTGGAAGGTGTACCAGTCCAACCTGGATGGCGAGAACCGCATGGTGTTCAACACCGTCGACGTCACCGCCGGCTGGACCCGTTCCACCCTCAACAAGGGCCAGTTCCCGACTGCGGGGGATCGTCAGCGGGTCAACGCCAAGGTGACCGTGCCGGGCATGGACTTGCAGTACTTCAAGCTCAATGCCGAAGACGCACATTATTTCCCGTTTGATGCGGATCACCAGTGGGTCATGCTGGCCAAGGCCCGTGCCTCCTACGGTAACGGCTATGGCAGCAACGGCGACTACGATCATGTGCTGCCGTTCTTCGAGAACTACTATGCCGGTGGCTTCGATACCCTGCGCGGTTTCAAGAGCAACACCGTGGGTCCGAAGGCGCTCTACTACTACAACCTGGGCGGTAACGACGTGATCCAGGGCACCGACAGCTCGGTGGGGGGCAACGCCCTGGCGGTGGCTTCCCTGGAGATGATAGTGCCGACGCCGTTCGCGTCCGAGAGCTATCAGCCCCAGCTGCGGACCAGCTTCTTCATCGATGCCGGTACCGTGTGGGACACCACGTTCGACTACAGCGATTACCAGAACCGTTGCTTCAGTGGCTGTAACTATCTGATGGACTATTCTGACCCCAGCAATATCCGGATGTCCGCCGGCCTCTCCCTGCAGTGGCTCTCCCCCATGGGCCCCCTGGTGTTCGTGCTGGCACAACCGCTCAAGAAATACGAAGGGGACGATACCGAAGTCTTCTCCTTCAACATCGGCCGCACCTTCTAA
- a CDS encoding OmpH family outer membrane protein, producing the protein MKKALKVAGLSLALMAAGMGSAWADTKIAVVDMSEVFQKLPQRDAVAKKLKSEFEPRMRELQKLESDGQKLVEKFKKDEAFMSNDQKKQNQEKLAKLQMEFNQKRQAFEQDNGRRQAEERGKILTKVQAAIDSIAKSNGYDLVLERNAAPYAASKMDISAQVISQVSKSN; encoded by the coding sequence GTGAAGAAAGCGTTGAAAGTAGCTGGTTTGAGTCTTGCACTGATGGCTGCCGGTATGGGCTCCGCCTGGGCTGATACCAAGATCGCCGTGGTCGACATGAGCGAAGTCTTCCAGAAGTTGCCCCAGCGTGACGCCGTGGCCAAGAAGCTCAAGAGCGAATTCGAGCCGCGCATGCGCGAGCTGCAGAAGCTGGAGTCCGACGGCCAGAAGCTGGTCGAGAAGTTCAAGAAGGATGAAGCCTTCATGAGCAACGACCAGAAGAAGCAGAACCAGGAGAAACTGGCCAAGCTGCAGATGGAATTCAACCAGAAGCGTCAGGCCTTCGAGCAGGACAATGGTCGTCGTCAGGCCGAAGAGCGTGGCAAGATCCTGACCAAGGTACAGGCTGCCATCGATTCCATCGCCAAGAGCAATGGTTATGATCTGGTGCTGGAGCGCAATGCCGCCCCGTATGCCGCCAGCAAGATGGACATCTCTGCCCAGGTTATTTCTCAGGTAAGCAAGAGCAACTAA
- the lpxD gene encoding UDP-3-O-(3-hydroxymyristoyl)glucosamine N-acyltransferase: protein MAFTLAQLAQQLGAQVHGDGTQEIRKVATLEKAGEGDITFLSNKKYRHYLEQSKATAVLITEADLPFCPTNALVLKDPYVGFARVAQLLDTTPQPATDIHPSAVIAANVQLGERVAIGANAVIESGVVLGDDVRIGPGCFVGQNTRLGARSRLWANVTLYHNVTLGTDCLVQAGTVIGADGFGYANERGEWIKIPQLGGVTIGNRVEIGACTTIDRGALEDTRIADNVIIDNQCQIAHNVEIGYGTAVAGSTVMAGSLKVGKYCIIGGASVFNGHMEICDQATVTGMAMVMRPITEPGVYSSGIPLQTNKEWRKTAARVMRIEEMHKRLSRLEKKLDQE, encoded by the coding sequence ATGGCATTCACTCTCGCACAGCTGGCCCAGCAACTGGGGGCCCAGGTTCATGGGGATGGAACCCAGGAAATCCGCAAGGTCGCGACACTGGAAAAGGCCGGGGAGGGTGATATCACCTTCCTGTCCAACAAGAAGTACCGCCACTATCTGGAGCAGAGCAAGGCCACGGCCGTGCTCATCACCGAGGCGGACTTGCCCTTCTGTCCCACCAATGCCCTGGTGCTCAAAGACCCCTACGTGGGCTTTGCCCGGGTAGCCCAACTGCTGGACACCACCCCGCAGCCGGCCACGGATATCCATCCGAGCGCCGTCATCGCGGCAAATGTGCAACTGGGCGAGAGAGTGGCCATCGGCGCCAATGCCGTCATCGAATCCGGCGTCGTGCTGGGGGATGACGTGCGCATCGGCCCGGGTTGTTTCGTTGGCCAGAATACCCGACTGGGAGCGCGCTCCCGGTTGTGGGCCAACGTCACCCTCTATCACAACGTGACCCTGGGCACGGACTGTCTGGTGCAAGCCGGCACCGTGATCGGGGCCGACGGTTTCGGTTATGCCAACGAGCGTGGCGAGTGGATCAAGATCCCCCAGCTCGGCGGCGTGACCATCGGCAATCGGGTCGAAATCGGGGCCTGTACCACCATTGACCGGGGTGCGCTGGAAGATACCCGCATCGCGGACAACGTCATCATCGACAACCAGTGCCAGATAGCTCACAACGTCGAGATTGGCTACGGCACCGCCGTGGCGGGCTCCACCGTGATGGCCGGTAGTCTCAAGGTCGGCAAATACTGTATCATTGGCGGCGCTTCCGTCTTCAACGGGCACATGGAGATCTGCGACCAGGCCACCGTCACCGGTATGGCCATGGTGATGCGACCCATTACCGAGCCCGGTGTCTACTCCTCCGGCATCCCCCTGCAGACCAATAAAGAGTGGCGCAAGACCGCCGCCCGGGTGATGCGTATCGAAGAGATGCACAAGCGGTTGAGCCGACTTGAGAAAAAGCTGGATCAAGAATAA
- the fabZ gene encoding 3-hydroxyacyl-ACP dehydratase FabZ has product MTTEKKSLGIQEIMDLLPHRYPFLMVDKVENYEISDERKTLRAIKNVSFNEPIFQGHFPAKPVFPGVLILEAMAQATGILAFTMVGKPSPNELYYFASIDNARFKRPVGPGDQLVLDVEFLKERRGIAKFTGVATVDGDIVCTAELMCAKREV; this is encoded by the coding sequence TTGACTACTGAAAAGAAGAGCCTGGGTATCCAGGAAATCATGGACTTGCTGCCCCACCGTTATCCCTTCCTGATGGTGGACAAGGTCGAGAACTACGAGATCAGCGATGAGCGCAAGACCCTGCGTGCCATCAAGAACGTCTCCTTCAACGAGCCGATCTTTCAAGGCCACTTCCCGGCCAAGCCGGTGTTCCCCGGCGTGCTGATCCTGGAAGCCATGGCGCAAGCCACCGGCATCCTGGCCTTTACCATGGTGGGCAAGCCGTCCCCCAACGAACTCTATTACTTTGCCTCCATCGACAACGCGCGCTTCAAGCGCCCGGTCGGTCCTGGCGACCAGCTGGTGCTGGATGTGGAGTTCCTGAAAGAGCGCCGCGGCATTGCCAAGTTCACCGGTGTTGCTACCGTTGATGGTGACATTGTCTGCACCGCCGAGCTGATGTGCGCCAAACGCGAGGTTTAA
- the lpxA gene encoding acyl-ACP--UDP-N-acetylglucosamine O-acyltransferase, whose translation MIDQTAIIHETAIVHETAVIGKGVEIGPFSVIGAEVEIGDNTWVGSHVLIKGPTKIGRGNKIFQHSSIGEDCQDKKYAGERTFLEIGDNNVFRENCTVHRGTTQDHALTKVGSGNLFMVNVHVAHDCIIGDNCIFANNATLAGHVVIGDFVIFGGLSAIHQFGRVGSHAFVGGCAALNKDVPPYVMAAGNYAKPFGVNSEGLRRRGYSPEAISAVKRAYKEIFRSGKTIEEVLPVLTEMAASEPAVQLYVDFLKDNERGIIRA comes from the coding sequence GTGATCGATCAGACTGCCATCATTCACGAGACCGCCATCGTCCATGAGACCGCAGTGATTGGCAAAGGGGTTGAAATCGGCCCCTTCTCCGTCATTGGCGCCGAGGTGGAAATCGGCGACAACACCTGGGTAGGCTCCCATGTGTTGATCAAGGGGCCCACCAAGATCGGTCGCGGCAACAAGATCTTCCAGCACAGCTCCATCGGTGAGGATTGCCAGGACAAGAAGTACGCCGGCGAGCGCACCTTCCTCGAGATCGGCGACAACAACGTCTTTCGCGAGAACTGCACCGTGCACCGTGGCACCACCCAGGATCACGCCCTGACCAAGGTGGGCAGCGGCAACCTGTTCATGGTCAACGTGCACGTGGCTCACGACTGCATCATCGGTGACAACTGCATCTTCGCCAACAACGCGACCCTGGCGGGTCACGTGGTGATTGGCGACTTCGTCATCTTCGGTGGCCTCTCCGCCATCCATCAGTTCGGCCGTGTCGGCTCCCACGCCTTCGTCGGTGGCTGCGCCGCCCTGAACAAGGACGTGCCGCCCTATGTGATGGCCGCCGGCAACTACGCCAAGCCGTTCGGGGTCAACTCCGAAGGATTGCGTCGTCGCGGTTACAGCCCGGAAGCGATTTCTGCGGTAAAACGCGCCTATAAAGAAATTTTCCGCTCCGGCAAGACCATCGAAGAGGTACTTCCCGTACTGACCGAGATGGCGGCCAGCGAACCTGCCGTTCAGCTCTATGTGGATTTCCTCAAAGACAACGAGCGCGGGATCATTCGTGCCTAA
- the lpxB gene encoding lipid-A-disaccharide synthase → MPKPFRIGIVAGETSGDILAAGLVRELKARYPDAQFEGIAGPRMQALGVKALFEMEELSVMGISEVLGRLPRILQVRRELLRHFIANPPDIFIGVDAPDFNIGVELKLRRAGIKTVHYVSPSVWAWRQSRIHKIKAATDMVLAFLPFEKAFYDRFDAPCRFVGHTMADAIPLEPDQGAVRKELGIDPSRRWLAVLPGSRTAEVAFMAPVFLEACKQLTVHCPDLGFIVPLVNAKRREQFLAIKAEVAPDLNMVFLDEQGREAMIAADVVMLASGTAALEAMLVKKPMVVGYKLKPFSYWLAQWLVKTDYVSLPNLLADKMLVPELIQHECTPCNLVQEVNKLLDNDNRELIATFTRLHQQIRCNADVQAAEAVAELLDR, encoded by the coding sequence GTGCCTAAGCCCTTTCGCATCGGCATCGTCGCCGGAGAGACCTCCGGCGACATCCTGGCAGCCGGCCTGGTGCGCGAGCTCAAGGCACGCTACCCCGATGCCCAGTTTGAAGGCATCGCCGGGCCGCGCATGCAGGCCCTCGGCGTCAAGGCCCTGTTCGAGATGGAGGAGCTCTCCGTCATGGGCATCAGCGAGGTGCTGGGGCGTCTTCCCCGCATCCTGCAGGTGCGCCGCGAGCTGCTGCGCCACTTCATCGCCAATCCGCCCGATATCTTCATCGGCGTGGATGCACCGGATTTCAATATCGGGGTGGAGCTGAAGCTGCGCCGCGCCGGTATCAAGACGGTTCACTATGTCAGCCCCTCCGTCTGGGCCTGGCGTCAGAGCCGCATTCACAAGATCAAGGCCGCCACCGACATGGTGCTCGCCTTCCTGCCGTTCGAGAAGGCCTTCTACGACCGCTTCGATGCCCCCTGCCGCTTCGTCGGGCACACCATGGCCGATGCCATCCCCCTCGAGCCGGATCAGGGTGCCGTGCGCAAAGAGCTGGGCATAGACCCCTCCCGCCGCTGGCTGGCGGTACTGCCCGGCAGTCGCACCGCCGAAGTGGCCTTCATGGCCCCGGTCTTTCTCGAGGCGTGCAAGCAGCTGACCGTTCACTGCCCGGATCTCGGCTTCATCGTGCCGCTGGTCAATGCCAAACGGCGCGAGCAGTTCCTCGCCATCAAGGCGGAGGTGGCCCCGGACCTCAACATGGTGTTCCTCGATGAGCAGGGCCGTGAGGCCATGATCGCCGCCGACGTGGTGATGCTGGCCTCGGGCACCGCGGCGCTGGAAGCCATGCTGGTGAAAAAACCCATGGTGGTGGGCTACAAACTCAAGCCGTTCAGCTACTGGCTGGCCCAGTGGCTGGTGAAAACGGATTATGTCTCCCTGCCGAACCTCCTGGCGGACAAGATGCTGGTGCCCGAGCTCATCCAGCACGAGTGCACCCCCTGCAATCTGGTGCAGGAGGTCAACAAACTGCTGGACAACGACAACCGCGAGCTCATCGCCACCTTCACCCGGTTGCATCAGCAGATCCGCTGCAACGCGGATGTGCAGGCGGCAGAGGCCGTGGCCGAGCTGCTGGACAGATAG